A single region of the Microthrixaceae bacterium genome encodes:
- a CDS encoding peroxiredoxin, with protein MTVRLGDEAPDFTAETTEGTINFREWKGDSWAILFSHPKDFTPVCTTELGTVARLKPEFDKRNVKAIGLSVDELTNHHGWADDIEETQGTRPNYPIIADTDRKVSDLYDMIHPNADNTLTVRSVYIIGGDNKVKLILTYPASTGRNFDEILRVIDSLQLTSKHSVATPADWKQGDEVIIGSTVSDDDAKEKFPEGWRAEKPYLRYVAQPQG; from the coding sequence ATGACCGTTCGACTTGGCGACGAGGCCCCGGATTTCACCGCCGAAACCACAGAAGGCACCATCAACTTCCGCGAGTGGAAGGGTGACAGCTGGGCCATCTTGTTCTCCCACCCGAAGGACTTCACACCGGTTTGCACCACCGAACTCGGCACCGTCGCCCGGCTCAAGCCGGAATTCGACAAGCGCAACGTGAAGGCGATCGGGCTCTCGGTCGACGAGCTCACCAACCACCACGGTTGGGCCGACGACATCGAGGAAACCCAGGGCACCCGTCCGAATTACCCGATCATCGCCGACACCGACCGCAAGGTGTCCGACCTGTACGACATGATCCACCCCAACGCCGACAACACCTTGACCGTCCGGTCGGTCTACATCATCGGTGGCGACAACAAGGTGAAGCTCATTCTCACCTACCCCGCATCAACTGGGCGCAACTTCGACGAGATCCTGCGGGTGATCGACTCCCTGCAACTCACGTCGAAGCACTCGGTCGCCACCCCGGCGGACTGGAAACAAGGCGACGAGGTCATCATTGGCTCCACGGTCAGCGATGACGACGCCAAGGAGAAGTTCCCCGAAGGCTGGCGCGCGGAGAAGCCCTATCTTCGCTACGTCGCCCAGCCCCAGGGCTGA
- a CDS encoding type I pantothenate kinase, with product MTEPVVELIDLVAARSEARGRRPDLVGVTGSVAVGKSSMAAELAAALQARYRLTVEVVSTDGFLLPNATLEPLGRAFHKGFPDTYDTAGLIDFLETIRSGAEATFPLYDHIRYDLSAERGRIENPDIVIVEGLNLFGSSAVAGDRRVAECLDERIYVDADTSVVATWFVDRFMKFRVQAASNPDSFYSMFVDMSDSDAVATAELVWDEINGVNLRKHIAPARSEATIIVTKADDHSIESIEIAELGFPI from the coding sequence ATGACCGAACCTGTTGTGGAGCTCATCGACCTGGTCGCCGCTCGGTCCGAGGCACGCGGCCGCCGCCCCGATCTCGTCGGCGTGACAGGTTCGGTCGCCGTCGGGAAATCGTCGATGGCCGCCGAGCTCGCAGCCGCACTTCAAGCTCGATACCGCCTCACCGTCGAGGTCGTGTCGACCGACGGATTCCTCCTCCCCAACGCGACGCTCGAACCGCTCGGACGGGCCTTTCACAAGGGCTTCCCCGACACCTACGACACCGCGGGGCTCATCGACTTTCTCGAGACGATCCGGTCCGGCGCCGAAGCGACCTTTCCGCTGTATGACCACATTCGCTACGACCTGTCGGCGGAACGCGGACGCATCGAGAACCCCGACATCGTCATCGTCGAAGGGCTGAACCTGTTTGGGTCGAGTGCGGTCGCCGGAGACCGTCGAGTCGCGGAGTGCCTTGACGAACGCATCTACGTCGACGCCGACACTTCAGTCGTCGCCACATGGTTCGTCGACCGGTTCATGAAGTTCCGCGTCCAGGCGGCATCCAACCCGGACAGCTTCTATTCGATGTTCGTGGACATGAGCGATTCAGATGCCGTAGCGACTGCCGAGCTCGTGTGGGACGAGATCAACGGTGTCAATCTTCGTAAGCACATCGCCCCCGCTCGATCAGAGGCCACGATCATCGTGACCAAGGCGGATGATCACTCGATCGAGTCGATCGAGATCGCCGAGCTCGGCTTCCCCATCTGA
- the lhgO gene encoding L-2-hydroxyglutarate oxidase — MTATSTDLDLVVIGAGIVGLASARAVQQLRPDTRVTVIEKESKAAAHQTGRNSGVIHSGIYYPPGSNKAAMVKSGRELLFAFLDEHSIPVDVCGKVIVATATDQLDKLDALHQRGLEHGLNISTMTRAQLREREPHCEGLSALLVPEAGITDYKAMCNALVEEIRAAGGEVLFDTPATAITESADQVTVRTDSRVVTARTMINCSGLQSDKVAQLAGRDTRARIMPFRGEYYELTPQSRSLVRHLIYPVPDPRFPFLGVHFTRMIDGEIHAGPNAVIALAREGYTWGVADFDDIKEMAFDKGSWVLAKKYWKTGMGEMYRSLSKSAFVHALQGLVPEVTAADLIKSKAGIRAQAIRPDGTLVDDFEFADGPRSVHVVNAPSPAATASLAIAHDIAQRWSKIT; from the coding sequence ATGACCGCCACGTCCACGGACCTCGACCTCGTCGTCATCGGCGCCGGCATCGTCGGCCTGGCCTCCGCCCGCGCCGTTCAACAGCTTCGCCCGGACACGCGGGTCACGGTCATCGAAAAGGAATCCAAGGCTGCCGCGCATCAGACCGGCCGAAACTCGGGCGTGATCCACTCGGGCATCTACTACCCGCCGGGTTCGAACAAGGCCGCCATGGTCAAGAGCGGCCGCGAGTTGCTGTTCGCATTCCTTGACGAGCACTCCATTCCGGTCGACGTGTGCGGCAAAGTGATCGTGGCCACCGCGACCGACCAACTCGACAAGCTCGACGCGCTCCACCAGCGGGGCCTGGAACACGGCCTGAACATCTCGACGATGACCCGCGCCCAGCTTCGCGAACGCGAACCTCACTGCGAAGGGCTCTCGGCGCTGCTGGTGCCCGAAGCTGGCATCACCGACTACAAGGCGATGTGTAACGCGCTGGTCGAGGAGATCCGGGCCGCCGGAGGCGAGGTGCTCTTCGACACCCCTGCGACCGCCATCACCGAGTCCGCCGACCAGGTGACGGTGCGCACCGACAGCCGCGTCGTCACCGCTCGGACGATGATCAACTGTTCGGGCCTGCAATCCGACAAGGTCGCCCAGCTCGCCGGACGCGATACCCGAGCCCGGATCATGCCGTTCCGCGGCGAGTACTACGAACTCACCCCGCAGTCGCGCAGTCTCGTCCGACACCTCATCTATCCGGTTCCCGACCCACGCTTTCCCTTCCTCGGAGTACATTTCACCCGCATGATCGACGGCGAGATTCATGCGGGCCCCAACGCCGTGATCGCGCTGGCACGCGAGGGCTACACGTGGGGCGTCGCAGATTTCGACGACATCAAGGAGATGGCGTTCGATAAAGGCAGTTGGGTGCTGGCAAAAAAGTACTGGAAGACCGGCATGGGCGAGATGTACCGCTCGTTGAGCAAGTCCGCGTTCGTCCACGCGCTGCAGGGTCTCGTTCCCGAGGTGACCGCGGCCGACCTGATCAAGAGCAAGGCCGGAATCCGCGCCCAGGCCATCCGACCTGATGGAACCCTTGTCGACGATTTCGAGTTCGCCGATGGCCCTCGGTCGGTCCACGTTGTGAACGCTCCGAGCCCGGCGGCGACGGCAAGCCTCGCCATCGCCCACGACATCGCTCAGCGGTGGTCGAAGATCACCTGA
- a CDS encoding ATP-binding protein, whose protein sequence is MADTSPQAYDEHSIQVLEGLDAVRKRPGMYIGGTGPEGLHHLVWEIVDNAVDEAAAGHCNLIEVTLHKDRSVEVSDNGRGIPTGLKDGKRTALEYVFTELHAGGKFGAGAYAASGGLHGVGASVVNALSTKVTVEVDRDGLTQRLGFKDRKPGHFGPNGGFKATSKLEQVKKIPAKRTGTRVRFWPDFEVFDPGLTIEYELVREHVAQVCFLVPGLKVRLIDKRGSEPREPEEFIAKGGLADFVELLSIGEAVSEIVTIFGTSTFTEKVPVEGKMTEVTRPCQVDIAFRWVKGYETKLVSFVNTIPTAEGGTHVAGFERAMNKVANDVLLATTKKLAKLAKQGKDRAEKTDVQEGLVAAVKVTFPEPQFKGQTKGELGTPPVQSIVYEAVKDGFTNWIESGGRKTHVNAVRDKIAQAVLNRVATKQNLDAKRKAANLSSTGMPDKLADCRTHGIGSELLIVEGDSAAGPAKAGRNSEYMAVLPLRGKVVNAGKSTLKQVIENAEAQALITAIGAGSGREFNIDDARYGRIIILCDADVDGSHIRCLLLTLIYHYMRPMLEDGRVFAAQPPLYTVKVGDQKYHAYSDDEKDALTAELCKGNRRAENLQWVRFKGLGEMDVEELAESCLDVETRILRRITMDDAAEALRVAEVFDTLMGSDVARRRQFLLENSSLIDLEALDV, encoded by the coding sequence ATGGCCGATACCTCCCCCCAGGCATACGACGAACACTCCATCCAAGTCCTCGAAGGGCTCGACGCGGTGCGTAAGCGCCCCGGCATGTACATCGGCGGCACCGGACCCGAAGGCCTGCATCACCTCGTCTGGGAAATCGTCGACAATGCCGTCGATGAGGCCGCTGCCGGCCATTGCAACCTCATAGAAGTCACCCTGCACAAGGACCGCTCCGTCGAGGTCTCCGACAATGGGCGAGGTATCCCCACCGGGCTCAAGGACGGCAAGCGCACCGCGCTCGAATACGTCTTCACCGAGCTTCACGCCGGTGGAAAGTTCGGGGCCGGCGCGTACGCCGCGTCCGGGGGTCTGCACGGCGTCGGCGCCTCGGTCGTCAACGCGCTGTCCACGAAGGTCACCGTCGAAGTCGACCGTGACGGACTCACCCAACGGCTCGGATTCAAGGACCGCAAGCCAGGACATTTCGGACCGAATGGCGGGTTCAAGGCCACCTCGAAGCTCGAGCAGGTCAAGAAGATCCCCGCCAAACGCACCGGCACGCGGGTTCGTTTCTGGCCCGATTTCGAGGTCTTCGACCCGGGCCTCACGATCGAATACGAACTCGTGCGCGAACACGTCGCCCAAGTGTGTTTCCTCGTGCCCGGACTCAAGGTACGTCTCATCGACAAGCGCGGCAGCGAGCCGCGCGAACCGGAGGAGTTCATCGCCAAGGGCGGCTTGGCCGACTTCGTGGAGTTGCTGAGCATCGGCGAAGCCGTCTCCGAGATCGTCACCATCTTCGGCACCAGCACGTTCACCGAGAAGGTGCCGGTCGAGGGCAAGATGACCGAGGTGACGCGGCCGTGCCAGGTCGACATCGCCTTTCGCTGGGTGAAGGGCTACGAGACCAAGCTCGTCAGCTTCGTCAACACGATCCCCACGGCGGAAGGCGGCACCCACGTGGCCGGGTTCGAGCGGGCGATGAACAAGGTCGCGAACGACGTGTTGCTGGCGACCACCAAGAAGCTCGCGAAGCTGGCGAAACAAGGCAAGGACCGCGCCGAGAAGACCGACGTCCAAGAAGGTCTGGTCGCCGCGGTGAAGGTCACCTTTCCCGAGCCCCAGTTCAAAGGTCAGACCAAAGGCGAACTCGGCACCCCGCCCGTGCAGTCGATCGTCTATGAGGCCGTCAAAGACGGGTTCACCAACTGGATCGAGAGCGGCGGGCGAAAGACCCACGTCAACGCCGTGCGCGACAAGATCGCGCAGGCCGTACTCAACCGCGTGGCGACGAAACAGAACCTCGACGCCAAGCGCAAGGCCGCCAACCTCTCCTCGACCGGCATGCCCGACAAGCTCGCCGATTGCCGCACCCACGGCATCGGCTCAGAACTCCTCATCGTCGAGGGCGACTCGGCCGCCGGGCCGGCCAAGGCTGGCCGCAACTCCGAGTACATGGCCGTGCTGCCATTGCGCGGCAAAGTGGTCAACGCCGGAAAGTCGACGCTCAAGCAGGTCATCGAAAATGCCGAGGCTCAGGCGCTCATCACCGCGATCGGCGCGGGTTCGGGTCGCGAATTCAATATCGACGATGCCCGCTACGGCCGCATCATCATCCTGTGCGATGCCGACGTCGACGGCAGCCACATCCGCTGTCTGTTGTTGACGCTGATCTATCACTACATGCGTCCGATGCTCGAGGACGGCCGGGTGTTCGCCGCTCAGCCGCCGCTGTACACCGTCAAGGTCGGCGACCAGAAATACCACGCCTACTCCGACGACGAGAAGGACGCGCTCACCGCGGAACTCTGCAAGGGCAACCGTCGCGCCGAGAACCTGCAATGGGTGCGCTTCAAGGGGCTCGGCGAGATGGACGTGGAGGAACTCGCCGAGTCCTGCCTCGACGTCGAAACGCGCATCCTACGGCGCATCACGATGGACGATGCCGCCGAGGCGCTGCGCGTTGCCGAAGTGTTCGACACCCTCATGGGTTCCGACGTCGCCCGTCGCCGCCAGTTCCTGCTCGAGAACAGCTCACTCATCGACCTCGAAGCGCTCGACGTGTAA
- a CDS encoding DNA topoisomerase IV subunit A, which translates to MPPQGDLFESNFAREIVEIPVQQEMSESFLAYSLSVITSRAIPDVRDGLKPVQRRILYSMQSMGLRPDRPHRKCAGVVGDTMGKYHPHGDGSIYDALTRMGQDFSRNIRLVDPHGNFGTLDDPPAAYRYTECRLSPAAMEMLDEIDEDTVEFRPTFDGERDEPIYMPARLPNLLVNGTTGIAVGMATNMAPHNLSEVYEAIKLVMTQRRPKPTVEDLMAVLPGPDLPSGGIIIDDSIAEAYATGRGSFRMRATAEIVNLTKSRQGIVVTELPYMVGPERIVGRIQDLVNAGKLNGVSAVKNLQDRRTGMNITIECKPGVNAKAVLTELYKLTPMEESFGINNVVLVNGVPTTVGIWDLCNYYAEHRLDVVRRRTAHRLQKAQDRLHILEGLLIALDAIDLVISIIRSSQDVPEARARLQQELSLSEIQANHILDMQLRRLTALEKLKLEEEVAALRDQIAEYEKILASEQRQRTIVLKELEEMVERYGAPRRSRIIRPDQIDDVSIESMIEAPEGLVDEPCRITLSASGIVGREPAGGPKQSTFGRHDVLRTRVETRTTGKVISITNTGRVLVSPAAAIPEITGRSRGVTQSEAFTTQKGESIVGLVAGPAPSAATATGDDLAGNDEPTPSSDPWMIVTANGVVKRIAAKEITSTASTRTIVNLKSGDTVVAMFPAPDDAEVVLVSSNAQALRISASTVTVQGRGAGGVAGMKLSEGAAVIAAAVVGSDAIVLTHTDAMTAKVTDAAEVPLKGRGTAGVRLTKFRDERRVDFAYVGPDAAGLSVIVGTEDNPSKPDPNPESLTIAPSARDLISRPVSRRILDVGFGRW; encoded by the coding sequence ATGCCCCCTCAAGGCGATCTGTTCGAGTCGAACTTCGCACGCGAAATCGTCGAGATACCCGTCCAACAGGAGATGAGCGAGAGCTTCCTCGCCTATTCCCTGTCGGTGATCACCTCCCGCGCCATCCCCGATGTTCGCGACGGGCTCAAGCCGGTGCAACGCCGCATCCTGTACTCCATGCAGTCGATGGGCCTGCGCCCCGACCGGCCCCACCGCAAGTGCGCCGGTGTCGTCGGCGACACGATGGGCAAGTACCACCCCCATGGGGACGGGTCGATCTACGACGCACTCACCCGCATGGGGCAGGACTTCAGCCGCAATATCCGCCTCGTCGACCCCCACGGCAACTTCGGCACCCTCGACGATCCGCCTGCCGCGTACCGCTACACCGAGTGCCGGCTATCCCCAGCCGCGATGGAGATGCTCGACGAAATCGATGAGGACACGGTCGAGTTCCGCCCCACCTTCGACGGGGAGCGCGACGAACCCATCTACATGCCGGCGCGGCTGCCCAACCTGTTGGTCAACGGCACCACGGGCATCGCGGTCGGCATGGCGACGAACATGGCGCCACACAACCTCAGCGAGGTGTACGAGGCGATCAAGTTGGTCATGACCCAACGTCGACCCAAACCGACCGTCGAAGATCTCATGGCGGTTCTGCCCGGACCGGACCTCCCCTCGGGGGGCATCATCATCGACGACTCGATCGCCGAGGCCTATGCGACCGGACGCGGATCGTTTCGCATGCGAGCCACCGCCGAGATCGTGAACCTCACCAAGTCGCGCCAAGGCATCGTCGTCACCGAATTGCCCTACATGGTCGGCCCCGAGCGCATCGTCGGACGCATCCAGGACCTCGTCAACGCCGGCAAGCTCAACGGCGTCTCGGCGGTCAAGAACCTCCAGGACCGCCGTACGGGGATGAACATCACCATCGAATGCAAGCCGGGGGTCAACGCCAAGGCCGTGCTGACCGAGCTCTACAAGCTCACCCCGATGGAGGAGAGCTTCGGCATCAACAACGTCGTGTTGGTCAACGGCGTCCCCACCACGGTCGGGATCTGGGACCTGTGCAACTACTACGCCGAGCATCGCCTCGACGTCGTTCGCCGACGCACCGCCCACCGGCTGCAGAAGGCACAGGACCGGCTGCACATCCTCGAGGGTCTCCTCATCGCGCTCGACGCCATCGACCTGGTCATTTCGATCATCCGCTCGAGCCAGGACGTACCCGAGGCCCGGGCGCGGCTCCAACAGGAGCTTTCCCTCAGCGAGATCCAGGCCAACCACATCCTCGACATGCAGCTTCGGCGCCTCACGGCCCTCGAGAAGCTCAAGCTCGAAGAAGAGGTTGCGGCGTTGCGCGACCAGATCGCCGAGTACGAAAAGATCCTCGCCTCAGAGCAGCGCCAGCGAACCATCGTGTTGAAGGAACTCGAGGAGATGGTCGAGCGCTACGGGGCCCCGCGCCGCAGCCGCATCATCCGCCCCGACCAGATCGACGACGTCTCGATCGAGTCGATGATCGAAGCCCCCGAGGGTCTCGTCGATGAGCCGTGCCGAATCACCCTGTCGGCCTCCGGCATCGTCGGCCGCGAACCGGCTGGGGGTCCGAAGCAGTCGACGTTCGGCCGCCACGACGTCCTGCGAACACGGGTCGAAACCCGAACGACCGGCAAGGTGATCAGCATCACGAACACGGGTCGGGTCCTGGTGTCACCCGCCGCGGCGATCCCCGAAATCACCGGCCGGTCGCGCGGGGTGACTCAATCCGAAGCCTTCACCACCCAAAAGGGCGAGTCCATCGTCGGGCTGGTGGCCGGGCCCGCACCGAGCGCGGCAACGGCCACCGGCGACGACCTTGCGGGCAACGACGAGCCGACGCCGAGTTCCGACCCCTGGATGATCGTGACCGCCAATGGCGTCGTGAAGCGCATCGCGGCCAAGGAGATCACCTCCACCGCCAGCACGCGCACGATCGTGAACCTCAAGAGCGGCGACACCGTCGTCGCCATGTTTCCCGCACCGGATGACGCCGAGGTCGTGCTGGTCAGCTCGAATGCCCAAGCCCTTCGGATTTCGGCATCGACAGTGACGGTACAAGGCCGTGGTGCCGGCGGCGTCGCAGGGATGAAGCTCTCCGAGGGTGCCGCCGTCATCGCCGCCGCGGTCGTCGGGTCGGACGCGATCGTGTTGACGCACACCGACGCCATGACCGCCAAGGTGACCGACGCTGCGGAGGTTCCGCTCAAGGGGCGAGGCACCGCCGGGGTGCGCCTCACGAAGTTCCGCGACGAGCGCAGGGTCGACTTCGCCTACGTCGGTCCCGACGCCGCCGGCCTCAGCGTGATCGTCGGCACCGAGGACAACCCCTCAAAACCCGACCCCAACCCCGAATCATTGACCATCGCTCCGAGCGCCCGCGACCTCATCAGTCGACCGGTTTCGCGTCGCATCCTCGACGTCGGGTTCGGGCGATGGTGA
- a CDS encoding right-handed parallel beta-helix repeat-containing protein — protein sequence MIGCAVVVVLAGIIASIVWRNAPGSAADADVALGAPGLRTVPSPRAEPLSDEEPVPGEVAVDPGPGAVHPSVAAPLDDAGFAHVRTVDPSRPVSGTNFHSLSEAVAALTPQRGVPRDDSKLIRVWEHADGYREGEIAIEVSNLTIANAPANSPRFVGTQRLSLAKLDATTWVGHGAEVDAVDAMCFVDRHPASFDQDVFTTVVGQTLWHPALDPHQLFVGDTAYTRTLGNLREHHGPAGGTYTVESPGTVTVALPQEVDVAPVAEFTTKRFALKVGDYARNVTLIGLSFARYSPCLADTRATLELNGPGVSLIDVSVTESAATGIAVSRGTDLLEGAQLIGVDASNNGASAMTVYERGENPIRNGADEWDPSVDLSGLLVERSRFDGNNTRSFNWTGDGPFGCGDYCRIAGVKVTRVENSVWRGNSFSDNAAHGLWFDLHSDNASIVGNVFADNAGAGLYVEVSRSALIESNSITGNAGDGSDRSAGALRIGGSRDVVVRGNVFDKQARSVLIYDDYRDIDPPDWYRSGFGGGAPQVVMEANAYPSANGTDQALVFVFDHPWYRPVPDATWSTVLPGDGADGRVTYEG from the coding sequence GTGATCGGATGCGCCGTGGTGGTCGTGCTGGCCGGCATCATCGCGAGCATCGTGTGGCGGAACGCTCCGGGTTCGGCGGCCGATGCGGACGTTGCGCTGGGCGCCCCGGGTTTGAGGACGGTTCCGAGTCCTCGGGCGGAGCCGCTGTCGGACGAGGAGCCCGTGCCTGGGGAGGTTGCTGTCGATCCGGGGCCGGGGGCGGTGCATCCCAGCGTCGCGGCCCCGCTTGACGATGCCGGCTTCGCCCACGTGAGGACGGTCGACCCGAGCCGTCCGGTGAGCGGCACCAACTTTCACTCGTTGAGCGAGGCGGTTGCCGCGCTGACCCCGCAACGGGGGGTGCCGAGGGACGACTCGAAACTCATCCGCGTGTGGGAGCATGCCGACGGCTATCGGGAGGGCGAGATCGCGATCGAGGTGAGCAACCTGACGATCGCGAACGCTCCCGCGAATTCACCGCGGTTCGTCGGCACACAGCGACTGTCGCTGGCGAAGCTCGACGCCACGACGTGGGTGGGGCACGGCGCGGAGGTGGATGCCGTCGACGCCATGTGCTTTGTCGACCGGCACCCGGCATCGTTCGACCAGGACGTGTTCACGACGGTGGTCGGCCAGACCCTGTGGCATCCGGCGCTCGACCCACATCAGCTTTTCGTCGGCGATACGGCCTACACCCGAACGCTGGGAAATCTGCGAGAGCATCATGGGCCAGCCGGTGGCACCTACACCGTCGAATCCCCGGGCACGGTCACGGTTGCACTACCCCAAGAGGTTGATGTTGCGCCGGTGGCGGAGTTCACGACGAAACGGTTCGCTCTCAAGGTCGGCGACTACGCCCGCAACGTCACGCTGATCGGACTGAGCTTCGCGAGATACTCGCCCTGCCTCGCCGACACCCGGGCGACCCTCGAACTCAACGGCCCCGGCGTGTCGCTCATCGACGTATCGGTCACCGAAAGTGCGGCGACCGGCATTGCGGTGTCGCGCGGTACGGATCTGCTCGAGGGGGCACAGCTCATCGGTGTCGACGCTTCGAACAACGGTGCATCGGCCATGACGGTCTACGAGCGGGGGGAGAACCCGATCCGCAACGGAGCGGACGAGTGGGACCCGTCGGTCGACCTGTCCGGCCTGTTGGTCGAGCGGTCGCGCTTCGACGGCAACAACACACGGTCGTTCAACTGGACGGGTGACGGGCCATTCGGTTGTGGCGACTACTGCCGGATCGCGGGGGTGAAGGTCACCCGAGTGGAGAACTCGGTGTGGCGCGGCAACAGTTTCAGCGACAACGCAGCACACGGTTTGTGGTTCGACCTCCACAGCGACAACGCCTCGATTGTCGGCAATGTCTTTGCCGACAATGCGGGAGCCGGGCTCTACGTTGAGGTCTCGCGTTCGGCGTTGATCGAGTCGAATTCCATCACCGGCAATGCCGGGGACGGGTCGGACCGTTCGGCGGGTGCGCTCAGAATCGGCGGGTCCCGCGATGTCGTCGTTCGCGGCAACGTCTTTGACAAACAGGCTCGTAGCGTCCTGATCTACGACGACTATCGCGATATCGACCCACCCGACTGGTATCGCTCCGGGTTCGGCGGTGGCGCGCCGCAGGTGGTCATGGAGGCCAACGCCTACCCGTCGGCGAACGGGACCGACCAGGCGCTGGTGTTCGTGTTCGATCACCCGTGGTATCGGCCGGTTCCCGACGCGACGTGGTCGACGGTCCTGCCCGGAGACGGGGCCGACGGCCGGGTCACCTACGAAGGGTAG
- a CDS encoding MarR family transcriptional regulator produces the protein MSRTVRGRTRVALAPLDLSPATARALRTLGRRDGPTRMSDLADALQIGRRSTTDVVELLVARGFLARTPDPHDGRATVVSLTAAGEAVLRRMESQRRRIATEVAAPLDDAEIAQLHRLLAKLIDGHRAGH, from the coding sequence GTGTCACGTACGGTCCGGGGCCGAACCCGCGTCGCCTTGGCCCCGCTCGACCTCTCGCCAGCGACAGCCCGAGCCCTGCGTACTCTCGGCCGCCGAGACGGGCCGACACGGATGAGCGACCTCGCCGACGCCCTCCAGATCGGGCGGCGCAGCACCACCGATGTCGTCGAGCTCCTGGTGGCGCGCGGGTTCCTCGCTCGAACCCCCGACCCCCACGACGGACGCGCCACGGTGGTGTCGCTGACCGCGGCCGGCGAGGCCGTACTCCGACGTATGGAGTCGCAGCGTCGGCGCATCGCGACCGAAGTCGCCGCCCCACTCGACGACGCGGAGATCGCACAGTTGCACCGGTTGCTCGCCAAGCTGATCGACGGGCATCGCGCGGGCCACTGA